A part of Microbacterium atlanticum genomic DNA contains:
- a CDS encoding ThiF family adenylyltransferase: protein MAFPPLVEPVAELSDAERTRTARHRVLSGFGDVAQRRLAAAHVAVVGAGGLGSPVVLALAAAGVGTLTVIDDDVVEASNLQRQLMHRVRDVGAAKVDSAVRIAGDLSPTTVVHPLPARLTPDNARDLLAGAHVVIDGTDTFQTRETVAAACEELGVPLVWGVVQEFHAQATVFWSAPPAGADPVRLIDLYPPDAAREAPTCAQVGVLGALCLQVGSILATEAIKLITGVGEPLLGRVLVIDALRARTDEVPLRAVASAAPAADSPVVVAPGSPARDRGPTASPVPATPAPAGAIPQLTPAQTLAAQREGAVLVDVREPFETAHGVIPGSVLRPLADLLAEPAGIGAQRVVVVCQVGARAHRAAAALRGAGVEASVLAGGIEAWARGTAVPAVRA, encoded by the coding sequence ATGGCCTTTCCCCCGCTGGTCGAGCCGGTCGCCGAGCTCTCGGACGCGGAGCGCACGCGCACCGCACGTCACCGCGTGCTCTCCGGTTTCGGCGATGTCGCGCAGCGCCGTCTCGCCGCCGCCCACGTCGCCGTGGTGGGCGCGGGCGGCCTCGGCTCGCCCGTGGTGCTGGCACTCGCCGCCGCCGGGGTCGGCACCCTCACCGTCATCGACGACGACGTGGTCGAGGCATCCAACCTGCAGCGGCAGCTGATGCACCGCGTGCGCGACGTCGGGGCGGCGAAGGTGGATTCCGCGGTGCGGATCGCCGGCGACCTCTCCCCCACGACGGTCGTCCACCCGCTTCCGGCGCGGCTCACGCCCGACAACGCGCGCGACCTGCTCGCCGGCGCGCACGTCGTGATCGACGGCACCGACACGTTCCAGACGCGCGAGACCGTCGCCGCCGCGTGCGAGGAGCTCGGCGTGCCGCTGGTGTGGGGAGTGGTCCAGGAGTTCCACGCCCAGGCGACGGTGTTCTGGTCGGCGCCACCGGCCGGCGCGGACCCGGTGCGGCTCATCGACCTGTACCCGCCGGACGCCGCGCGCGAGGCGCCGACCTGCGCTCAGGTCGGCGTGCTGGGGGCTCTGTGCCTGCAGGTCGGGTCGATCCTGGCAACCGAGGCCATCAAGCTCATCACCGGCGTCGGAGAGCCGCTGCTCGGCCGCGTGCTCGTGATCGACGCCCTGCGCGCGCGGACCGACGAGGTGCCGCTGCGGGCGGTGGCGTCCGCCGCGCCCGCCGCGGATTCTCCGGTGGTCGTCGCGCCCGGCTCCCCGGCGCGCGACCGCGGCCCCACCGCGTCGCCCGTCCCCGCCACGCCGGCACCCGCCGGCGCGATCCCGCAGCTCACGCCGGCGCAGACCCTCGCGGCGCAGCGGGAGGGTGCCGTCCTCGTCGACGTGCGGGAGCCGTTCGAGACGGCTCACGGCGTGATCCCCGGGTCCGTGCTGCGTCCGCTCGCCGACCTGCTGGCCGAGCCCGCCGGGATCGGCGCGCAGCGCGTGGTCGTCGTGTGCCAGGTGGGGGCGCGCGCGCATCGCGCGGCGGCGGCCCTGCGCGGCGCCGGGGTCGAGGCATCCGTCCTCGCCGGCGGCATCGAGGCGTGGGCGCGCGGGACTGCCGTCCCGGCGGTGCGCGCGTGA
- a CDS encoding MogA/MoaB family molybdenum cofactor biosynthesis protein, with amino-acid sequence MTRAAVLTFSDRSAVGARADESGPVAVAALREAGFTCDDAVVVPDGADNVERALNAEIVAGVKLVVTTGGTGVSPRDQTPEGTARVVTREIPGIAEELRRRGAAEKPAGMLSRGIAGAVDPHGALVVNLPGSPAAVASGMPVVLSVARHVLDQLTGGDH; translated from the coding sequence ATGACCCGCGCCGCCGTCCTCACGTTCTCCGACCGATCGGCCGTCGGCGCGCGTGCTGACGAGAGCGGGCCCGTCGCGGTCGCGGCGCTGCGGGAGGCCGGATTCACGTGCGACGACGCCGTCGTCGTGCCCGACGGCGCCGACAACGTCGAACGCGCGCTCAACGCGGAGATCGTCGCCGGCGTGAAGCTGGTGGTCACGACCGGCGGCACGGGCGTCTCGCCGCGCGATCAGACGCCCGAGGGCACGGCCCGCGTGGTGACGCGGGAGATCCCCGGAATCGCCGAGGAGCTGCGCCGCCGCGGCGCGGCCGAGAAGCCCGCCGGCATGCTGTCACGCGGCATCGCCGGAGCCGTCGACCCGCACGGGGCACTCGTGGTGAACCTTCCCGGGTCACCGGCGGCCGTGGCATCCGGCATGCCCGTCGTGCTGTCCGTGGCCCGTCACGTGCTGGACCAGCTCACCGGTGGCGATCACTGA
- the glp gene encoding gephyrin-like molybdotransferase Glp has protein sequence MSGLRTVEEHLSDVLAAADPLETERVPLAAADGRTLREPVRATIDIPVFDNSAMDGFAVRFAEVRDTAAAPVTLRVVADLPAGTDADPPLGPGEAARIMTGSPVPADADAIVPFEDTVGGLADSLGEVTVVRGPRSPGVHIRRAGEDARVGDEVLPAGIRLGPLQVAAAAAAGVAEVAVSRRPRVAVISTGSELVEPGSPLRRGQIPESNSFLLAALAAEAGAEVVRRASVPDEGGGLEAVLGEVTGSRADVVIFSGGVSAGAYEVVKTTLGERMAFSKVAMQPGKPQGFGRLDSGTLLFGLPGNPVSAAVSFEVFVRPALLRLQGRTGLGRPVIRLRAATGWRTPPARRQYLPVRIDRSHPEAWRAVPATTGGSHLAGGLGRAEAYAIVPAETEAVAAGDHVDVMLIS, from the coding sequence GTGAGCGGCCTGCGCACCGTCGAGGAGCACCTCTCCGACGTGCTGGCGGCCGCCGACCCGCTCGAGACCGAGCGCGTGCCGCTCGCCGCAGCCGACGGTCGCACGCTTCGCGAGCCGGTGCGAGCGACCATCGACATCCCCGTCTTCGACAACTCGGCCATGGACGGCTTCGCCGTGCGCTTCGCGGAGGTGCGCGACACCGCCGCCGCGCCGGTGACGCTCCGGGTCGTCGCCGACCTGCCCGCCGGCACCGACGCCGATCCCCCGCTCGGGCCCGGCGAGGCGGCGCGCATCATGACGGGATCGCCGGTCCCGGCCGATGCCGACGCGATCGTGCCGTTCGAGGACACGGTGGGCGGGCTGGCCGATTCGCTGGGCGAGGTCACCGTCGTCCGCGGTCCCCGGTCGCCCGGCGTCCACATCCGCCGCGCCGGCGAGGACGCGCGGGTCGGCGACGAGGTGCTCCCCGCCGGCATCCGGCTGGGTCCGCTTCAGGTCGCAGCGGCTGCCGCGGCCGGCGTCGCCGAGGTCGCCGTCTCGCGGCGCCCCCGCGTCGCCGTGATCTCGACCGGCAGCGAGCTCGTCGAACCCGGATCCCCGCTGCGCCGCGGACAGATCCCGGAGTCCAACAGCTTCCTCCTCGCGGCCCTCGCGGCCGAGGCCGGGGCCGAGGTGGTGCGACGTGCCTCGGTGCCGGACGAGGGCGGCGGGCTGGAGGCGGTGCTCGGCGAGGTGACCGGCAGCCGCGCGGACGTCGTCATCTTCTCCGGCGGCGTGAGCGCCGGCGCGTACGAGGTGGTGAAGACCACGCTGGGCGAGCGGATGGCCTTCTCGAAGGTCGCGATGCAGCCGGGCAAGCCGCAGGGCTTCGGCCGCCTGGACTCGGGCACGCTGCTGTTCGGGCTGCCGGGCAACCCTGTCAGCGCCGCCGTGTCGTTCGAGGTCTTCGTACGCCCGGCGCTGCTGCGCCTGCAGGGTCGCACCGGGCTCGGCCGTCCGGTGATCCGGCTTCGGGCGGCGACGGGGTGGCGCACCCCGCCGGCGCGGCGCCAGTACCTTCCCGTGAGGATCGACCGATCACACCCGGAGGCGTGGCGCGCGGTGCCCGCCACGACCGGCGGGTCCCACCTGGCCGGAGGGCTCGGCCGCGCCGAGGCCTACGCGATCGTCCCGGCCGAGACGGAGGCCGTCGCCGCCGGCGATCACGTCGATGTCATGCTGATCTCATGA
- a CDS encoding molybdenum cofactor biosynthesis protein MoaE, with product MPVSTHAVRVAAISARPLDLDAHLRAIDDPRMGAVTTFVGRVRDHDPDAATAVVALEYSAHPDAESALHDLAAAAVGPTEALVAVSHRVGTLGIGDAAVVIAVASAHRATAFEVCRTLIETIKTDLPVWKKQVESDGTATWLGLGG from the coding sequence ATGCCCGTCTCGACGCACGCCGTGCGGGTGGCGGCGATCAGCGCCCGGCCCCTCGACCTCGACGCGCACCTGCGGGCGATCGACGACCCGCGCATGGGAGCGGTGACGACGTTCGTCGGCCGGGTCCGCGATCATGATCCGGATGCCGCCACCGCCGTCGTCGCCCTCGAGTACTCCGCGCACCCCGACGCCGAGTCCGCGCTCCACGACCTCGCCGCTGCGGCGGTCGGACCGACGGAGGCGCTGGTCGCGGTGTCGCACCGTGTCGGGACGCTCGGGATCGGGGACGCCGCGGTGGTGATCGCGGTCGCCTCGGCGCACCGGGCCACTGCCTTCGAGGTGTGCCGCACGCTCATCGAGACCATCAAGACCGACCTTCCGGTGTGGAAGAAGCAGGTCGAGTCCGACGGCACCGCCACCTGGCTCGGCCTCGGCGGCTGA
- a CDS encoding FdhF/YdeP family oxidoreductase, whose amino-acid sequence MATKPPTADIDESRVHVTRPKKVAVGVPAVLHALEMANEQMGVTRSVQTLLQVNQKDGFDCPGCAWPEEDRRHVAEFCENGAKAVAEEATLRRVEPEFFASHSLDELRAHDDWWLGQQGRLTHPMMLDEGASHYRPISWDDALRLIADELRSLDDPDEAVFYTSGRTSNEAAFLYQLLVRGIGTNNLPDCSNMCHESSGSALTETIGIGKGTVSIEDIHEADLLIVAGQNPGTNHPRMLSALEKAKQRGATIIAVNPLPEAGLMRFENPQTVRGVAFGGTKLADEFVQIRLGGDQALFQAIGKHLLEAEAAEGGVLDAEFIATHTSGFEAYRQAMTDAPWREFVAATGLPEKALRRVGEAVRASKATIVCWAMGLTQHKHSVPMLRDVVNMLLLQGNIGRAGAGVCPVRGHSNVQGDRTVGIYEKPSAAFLDALDREFGFAAPREHGYDTVEAIRAMRDGRVRFFMGMGGNFVSATPDTAVVEAGMARVGLTVQVSTKLNRSHVVTGRRALILPTLGRTDRDRRGGREQRVTVEDSMGAVHASRGRLAPPSEELLSEVAIVSRLSALVFGTSAGASGARPDAPAAPPAGGGATRHDRGYPERSPREEARTDGPDPAGVGHPSNVPLADWAALEADYALIRSHIARVIPGFEDYEERIDKGRTLHLPNGPRDARRFATADGKARFTVNPLVYPVIPRGRLLLQTLRSHDQYNTTIYGKDDRYRGIRGGRRVVLVNEKDIVALGFAEDDIVDLVSEWTRPDGTVEERRAEEFRIVAYRTPRGNAAAYYPETNVLVPLDSVADVSGTPTSKSVVVRLEARP is encoded by the coding sequence ATGGCGACGAAGCCCCCGACCGCTGACATCGACGAGTCCCGCGTGCACGTGACGCGACCGAAGAAGGTCGCTGTGGGCGTGCCGGCGGTGCTGCACGCCCTCGAGATGGCCAACGAGCAGATGGGCGTGACCCGCTCGGTGCAGACCCTGCTGCAGGTGAACCAGAAGGACGGCTTCGACTGCCCCGGCTGCGCCTGGCCGGAGGAGGACCGGCGTCACGTCGCGGAGTTCTGCGAGAACGGCGCCAAGGCGGTCGCCGAGGAGGCGACGCTGCGACGCGTCGAGCCGGAGTTCTTCGCCTCTCACTCGCTCGACGAGCTGCGCGCGCACGACGACTGGTGGCTCGGGCAGCAGGGGCGCTTGACGCATCCGATGATGCTCGACGAGGGAGCCTCCCACTATCGGCCGATCTCGTGGGACGACGCGCTGCGCCTCATCGCCGACGAGCTCCGGTCCCTCGACGACCCGGACGAGGCCGTGTTCTACACGTCAGGCCGCACCTCCAACGAGGCGGCGTTCCTGTACCAGCTGCTCGTGCGCGGGATCGGGACCAACAATCTCCCCGACTGCTCGAACATGTGCCATGAGTCCAGCGGGTCGGCCCTCACCGAGACCATCGGCATCGGCAAGGGCACGGTGTCGATCGAGGACATCCACGAGGCCGACCTGCTCATCGTCGCCGGCCAGAACCCCGGCACGAACCACCCGCGCATGCTGTCGGCGCTCGAGAAGGCCAAGCAGCGCGGGGCCACCATCATCGCGGTGAATCCGCTGCCCGAGGCAGGCCTCATGCGCTTCGAGAACCCGCAGACCGTGCGCGGGGTCGCCTTCGGCGGCACGAAGCTCGCCGACGAGTTCGTGCAGATCCGCCTCGGCGGCGACCAGGCGCTCTTCCAGGCGATCGGCAAGCACCTCCTGGAGGCCGAGGCTGCGGAGGGCGGGGTTCTGGACGCGGAGTTCATCGCGACGCACACGAGCGGCTTCGAGGCCTACCGTCAGGCGATGACGGATGCCCCGTGGCGCGAGTTCGTCGCCGCCACCGGGCTTCCCGAGAAGGCGTTGCGACGCGTGGGCGAGGCGGTGCGGGCTTCGAAGGCCACCATCGTCTGCTGGGCGATGGGGCTGACGCAGCACAAGCACTCGGTGCCGATGCTGCGCGACGTGGTGAACATGCTGCTGCTGCAGGGGAACATCGGCCGCGCGGGAGCCGGCGTCTGCCCCGTGCGCGGTCACTCCAACGTGCAGGGCGACCGCACCGTCGGCATCTACGAGAAGCCGTCCGCCGCCTTCCTCGACGCCCTCGACCGCGAGTTCGGCTTCGCGGCTCCTCGCGAGCACGGCTACGACACCGTCGAGGCGATCCGGGCGATGCGCGACGGCCGCGTGCGGTTCTTCATGGGCATGGGCGGCAATTTCGTCTCGGCCACTCCCGACACCGCCGTCGTCGAGGCGGGCATGGCGCGCGTCGGCCTCACGGTGCAGGTGTCGACCAAGCTCAACCGCTCTCACGTCGTGACCGGGCGGCGGGCGCTCATCCTGCCGACGCTCGGCCGCACCGACCGCGACCGCCGCGGCGGCCGCGAGCAGCGGGTCACCGTCGAGGACTCCATGGGCGCGGTGCACGCCTCGCGCGGGCGGCTGGCGCCGCCGTCCGAGGAGCTGCTCAGCGAGGTCGCCATCGTGTCCCGCCTGAGCGCGCTCGTCTTCGGGACCTCCGCCGGAGCATCCGGCGCACGCCCCGACGCCCCCGCGGCGCCGCCGGCGGGCGGCGGCGCCACGCGGCACGACCGCGGCTACCCCGAACGCTCGCCGCGCGAAGAGGCCCGCACCGATGGACCGGACCCGGCCGGTGTGGGGCATCCGTCCAACGTCCCGCTCGCGGACTGGGCCGCCCTCGAAGCCGACTACGCGCTGATCCGCTCGCACATCGCGCGGGTCATCCCCGGCTTCGAGGACTACGAGGAGCGCATCGACAAGGGTCGCACCCTGCACCTGCCCAACGGTCCGCGCGACGCCCGCCGGTTCGCGACCGCCGACGGCAAAGCCCGCTTCACGGTCAACCCGCTCGTGTACCCGGTGATCCCGCGCGGACGACTGCTGCTGCAGACGCTGCGCTCGCACGATCAGTACAACACGACGATCTACGGCAAGGACGACCGGTATCGCGGAATCCGCGGCGGGCGCCGAGTGGTGCTGGTCAACGAGAAGGACATCGTGGCGCTCGGGTTCGCCGAGGACGACATCGTCGACCTGGTCTCGGAGTGGACGCGGCCGGACGGCACGGTCGAGGAGCGCAGGGCGGAGGAGTTCCGCATCGTCGCCTACCGCACGCCGCGGGGCAACGCCGCCGCCTACTACCCCGAGACGAACGTCCTCGTGCCGCTCGACTCGGTCGCCGACGTCTCGGGGACCCCGACGTCCAAGTCCGTCGTCGTGCGCCTCGAGGCCCGCCCCTGA
- the mobA gene encoding molybdenum cofactor guanylyltransferase: MPPTSPRLGAILLAGGRATRLDGAQKPLFEVGGRTLLVSAVTAATDASARPITVVAPVLDEALPVTWVREDPPFGGPAAAVVAALDSWPAETGPEWTLLLACDLPSARPAVRRLMGDMMLLPTDTDGLCLGDGSSRPQWLTGVYRTGALRHAASALPDRGRDQPLRSLVAELAIAVVAAPDDLTRDVDTWQDLEEARARADRAAHDRMEPS, from the coding sequence ATGCCCCCCACATCGCCTCGTCTCGGCGCGATCCTGCTCGCGGGCGGTCGTGCGACCCGCCTCGACGGTGCGCAGAAGCCGCTGTTCGAGGTCGGCGGTCGCACGCTGCTCGTGAGCGCGGTGACGGCGGCGACGGATGCCTCGGCCCGGCCGATCACGGTCGTGGCGCCGGTCCTCGACGAGGCCCTGCCGGTGACCTGGGTGCGAGAGGACCCGCCGTTCGGGGGTCCGGCCGCCGCGGTGGTCGCAGCCCTCGACTCGTGGCCGGCGGAGACCGGCCCGGAATGGACGCTCCTGCTCGCATGCGACCTCCCGTCCGCCCGGCCCGCGGTGCGCCGGCTCATGGGCGACATGATGCTCCTCCCCACCGACACCGACGGCCTCTGCCTCGGCGACGGGTCCAGCAGGCCCCAGTGGCTGACCGGCGTCTACCGCACGGGGGCGCTGCGGCACGCGGCATCCGCTCTGCCCGACCGCGGACGCGACCAGCCGCTGCGGTCGCTGGTCGCGGAGCTGGCGATCGCGGTCGTCGCGGCACCGGACGACCTCACCCGCGACGTCGACACGTGGCAGGATCTGGAGGAGGCACGCGCGCGAGCCGACCGCGCGGCGCACGACCGGATGGAGCCGTCATGA
- the moaC gene encoding cyclic pyranopterin monophosphate synthase MoaC: MSTHEQPAFTHLDAAGHARMVDVTLKHPTVRSATARGFVRCAPPVVAALRDGSVPKGDVLAVARISGIQAAKRTPELLPLAHVIGVHGAAVDLAIHDDGVAIEATVRTADRTGVEMEALTAVTVAALAIVDMVKGLDKATSIQDVRIVAKTGGKSGDWHRPDER; the protein is encoded by the coding sequence ATGAGCACGCACGAGCAGCCGGCGTTCACGCACCTCGACGCCGCGGGTCATGCCCGCATGGTCGACGTGACGCTGAAGCACCCGACGGTCCGGTCGGCGACGGCCCGGGGGTTCGTGCGCTGCGCACCCCCGGTGGTCGCCGCTCTGCGAGACGGTTCGGTGCCCAAGGGCGACGTGCTCGCGGTCGCCCGCATCTCCGGCATCCAGGCCGCCAAGCGCACCCCCGAGCTGCTCCCCCTCGCCCACGTCATCGGCGTCCACGGCGCGGCTGTGGACCTCGCGATCCACGACGACGGCGTCGCGATCGAGGCGACGGTCCGCACCGCCGACCGCACCGGCGTCGAGATGGAGGCGCTCACCGCTGTCACGGTCGCCGCGCTCGCGATCGTCGACATGGTGAAGGGCCTCGACAAGGCGACGTCGATCCAGGACGTGCGCATCGTCGCGAAGACGGGCGGCAAGAGCGGCGACTGGCATCGGCCGGACGAGCGCTGA
- a CDS encoding NAD(P)/FAD-dependent oxidoreductase: MSDQQTHHQVLVIGGGNGGISVAARLRRQGVKDVAVIEPREQHLYKPLFSHVAGGTAPASITVRPQRDVIPNGVRWIQDAVATVQPTSDAVILESGERLTYDHLIVCPGIQLDWNRIPGLAEAMQTPAAASHYEFELAQKASRLLRDVTGGTVVFTQPDGPASCAGAAQKPMYQACDYWRATGVLDAIRVVMVVPTETAYLPPFDEELQRKIDEYGIELRTRSVLLRVEPDTQQVVLGGPDGPEHLRYDVLNVEPPQSAPDWLKASELSAAGSSGGFVEVDPQTLRHPRFPNVWALGDAAATTNSKCGGALRKQTWVLAKNLSRVLRDKEPTSRYDGYAVCPFTVSRSTVVWAEFDDEGKQKPTIPFAKRMYRESRLSWVFDRHVLPWVYWNLILTGRV; this comes from the coding sequence ATGTCGGACCAGCAGACGCACCACCAGGTGCTCGTGATCGGCGGCGGCAACGGCGGCATCTCGGTCGCCGCGCGGCTGCGGCGGCAGGGCGTCAAGGATGTCGCGGTCATCGAGCCGCGCGAGCAGCACCTGTACAAGCCGCTGTTCTCGCACGTGGCCGGAGGCACCGCACCCGCGAGCATCACCGTGCGCCCGCAGCGGGATGTGATCCCGAACGGGGTGCGGTGGATCCAGGATGCCGTCGCCACCGTGCAGCCGACGTCCGACGCCGTCATCCTCGAGAGCGGCGAGCGCCTCACCTACGACCACCTCATCGTCTGCCCCGGCATCCAGCTGGACTGGAACCGGATCCCCGGGCTCGCGGAGGCGATGCAGACGCCGGCGGCGGCATCCCACTACGAGTTCGAGCTCGCGCAGAAGGCGTCGCGGCTGCTCCGGGACGTCACCGGGGGGACGGTCGTCTTCACGCAGCCGGACGGCCCCGCCTCGTGCGCGGGCGCGGCGCAGAAGCCGATGTACCAGGCCTGCGACTACTGGCGGGCGACCGGCGTGCTGGATGCCATCCGCGTGGTGATGGTCGTGCCGACCGAGACCGCGTACCTTCCTCCGTTCGACGAGGAGCTCCAGCGCAAGATCGACGAGTACGGCATCGAGCTGCGCACGCGCAGCGTGCTGCTGCGGGTCGAGCCGGACACGCAGCAGGTGGTGCTCGGCGGGCCGGACGGACCGGAGCACCTCCGGTACGACGTGCTGAACGTGGAGCCGCCACAGTCCGCACCGGACTGGCTCAAAGCCTCGGAGCTCTCGGCGGCGGGATCGTCCGGCGGTTTCGTCGAGGTAGACCCGCAGACGCTGCGTCATCCCCGCTTCCCGAACGTTTGGGCGCTGGGGGATGCCGCCGCCACCACGAACTCGAAGTGCGGCGGCGCTCTGCGCAAGCAGACCTGGGTGCTCGCGAAGAATCTGTCGAGGGTGCTGCGGGACAAGGAGCCCACGTCACGGTACGACGGCTATGCGGTGTGCCCGTTCACCGTCTCCCGATCCACCGTGGTGTGGGCCGAGTTCGACGATGAGGGCAAGCAGAAGCCGACCATCCCCTTCGCCAAGCGGATGTACCGCGAGAGCAGGCTGTCGTGGGTCTTCGACCGGCACGTGCTGCCGTGGGTGTACTGGAACCTCATCCTCACCGGACGGGTCTGA
- a CDS encoding DUF6457 domain-containing protein encodes MSEQSRTLPPEALDDWAAALRERFGLSQADVPVGAVLDLARDVANGVARPAAPLGAFVAGLAAGRAGSDPDEVRAALAAVTALANSWEQ; translated from the coding sequence ATGAGCGAGCAGTCCCGCACTCTCCCGCCCGAAGCCCTCGACGACTGGGCGGCGGCGCTGCGCGAGCGGTTCGGCCTGAGCCAGGCCGACGTCCCGGTCGGCGCGGTGCTCGACCTCGCGCGCGACGTCGCGAACGGCGTCGCGCGCCCGGCCGCTCCGCTCGGCGCGTTCGTCGCGGGCCTCGCGGCGGGGCGGGCAGGCTCCGACCCCGACGAGGTGCGTGCGGCGCTGGCCGCCGTCACCGCGCTGGCGAACAGCTGGGAGCAGTAG
- a CDS encoding TOBE domain-containing protein translates to MSAFRIAEAARLLGVSDDTVRRWVDAGVLPTTGASPLAIPGDALAAHAVALAESPHDPADVLSSARNRFTGLVTRVQIDGVMAQVDIQSGPHRVVSLMSSEAVRELGLEPGSLAVAVVKATTVIVETPKA, encoded by the coding sequence GTGAGCGCGTTCAGGATCGCCGAAGCCGCGCGTCTGCTCGGCGTGAGCGACGACACCGTCCGGCGATGGGTGGATGCCGGAGTCCTGCCGACGACCGGCGCATCTCCCCTCGCCATCCCCGGCGACGCCCTCGCGGCGCATGCCGTCGCACTCGCCGAATCCCCGCACGATCCCGCCGACGTGCTCTCCAGCGCCCGCAACCGCTTCACCGGGCTCGTCACGCGCGTCCAGATCGACGGGGTCATGGCCCAGGTCGACATCCAGTCCGGTCCGCACCGCGTCGTCTCCCTCATGTCGTCCGAAGCGGTCCGCGAGCTCGGCCTCGAGCCGGGATCCCTTGCGGTCGCGGTCGTGAAGGCGACCACGGTGATCGTCGAGACGCCGAAAGCCTGA
- a CDS encoding MoaD/ThiS family protein gives MAVVRYFAAAREATGLDSERRSEATLGELRRAVSEQFPGLGGILPRCAVLVGGSRVDDATSLGADDLVDVLPPFAGG, from the coding sequence GTGGCCGTCGTCCGGTACTTCGCCGCAGCGCGGGAGGCGACGGGCCTCGACAGCGAGCGGCGCTCGGAGGCGACGCTCGGCGAGCTGCGTCGAGCGGTGTCGGAGCAGTTCCCCGGGCTCGGCGGGATCCTCCCCCGCTGCGCGGTGCTCGTGGGAGGCTCCCGCGTCGACGACGCGACGTCCCTCGGCGCCGACGACCTCGTCGACGTGCTGCCGCCGTTCGCCGGCGGCTGA